DNA from Bombus vancouverensis nearcticus chromosome 14, iyBomVanc1_principal, whole genome shotgun sequence:
TTATTAACATATGAGGTATGATTTTGATCTTTAATTTGTGCCATTGGGTCAAGTTCAGGCATAACCCCAATAATATTACAGATGACAgtgttaaatttaaattaatcagCTACTTTAAATTTGTATCTCAAACACTCTACTTTTATAGCCAACATTAAGTCTGTATAAAAGCTAATTTTTATTGATACAAAAAAGatggaaaaattatttatcatttatattattaagaaaACAATGTGAAGctttctattataaatattattttgaataaaaaacattataaataaaaattggtAAGAAACATGTGTGCAAGACTTTTAGCATGTCCTTTGTGCTCACAACCAGGTTTTTTAACATTGGATGCATTGCGAGCAGGAttaataagcgtagcaacacgACCTCTTACATGCCCTGTGTGTAATGAAGTATTGCTTGGTATTGATAAGCTTACTATTCATTTATTCAGCCACACTATTAatttaagtaataataatacaacAGAGTCATTGAAACATACAAATATTATTACCAGTACTCATAATCCACCAATAATAAGTAATTTAGAAAGTATTACTTTTCAAGATTGGAATATGTCTAAAATACAAATTACAGATTCAAATAAACTTTCACAGAATaacttaaatattcaaaatagtttAATATCATCGCAAAGTCTGCAAAATACAAAAGATGAAGCTTCAATTTTGAATCCAGAAGTTTCTATTCAAAATCAAAATTCATTGAATCATATACCTCAAATTACATTTCCACAAAATTCAATTTGTGGAAATAAAGAGATACATACACTTCAAAggaataaagaaatagaatcaGAAAAACTGCCTCAACAAATGTTACAAGAAACAATAAAAGTAGATTATGCTACACAGTACTTTGATCATCAAAacgttaaaaatgtaaaatttgtaCAAAATTATCCTGAAACAGAATATGAAAATGtccaaacatttaaaaattggaTAGAGGATCAACATTGTgaacaaccaaacaaagaagTAGCAGACAAAATGGGAAGATCTGTCGATAAACCTTGTAGTAATGAACAAATGATAATAACAAACAAACTTCCAAACATTATAAGTACATGTACCAATATACCATTGGAAAAAGCTAATGATAAGAATATACAAGAGGACTCATCTATTGTATGTAATAAAAGACAAAATGAAAGTCTTGAACATAATGAGATATTACCTCAATTAAAACTTATAAAAACATTATCAACAAGACAAAAGACTGAGCGTTGCAATATATGTGGTTTTCATTTTCCTGATCATAATATTTTGCTTTTACATAagcaattaatacatatgaTCAATGAAAAAGATTTAAATGTTATGCCTGAAAATTTACTTAAGAATTATTCATGTCACTTATGCTCTAAAGTATTTAAAATGAGAGGTAGTTTAATGGTGCATATGCGAGTAGCACATATGGGATATAATTTAGGTAATTTCTTATTACATTGAAAGCATATTAATATCTATTATTTAACAAACATTAACATAAACATATTTTCAGGTTCTTTGGTCAGAGGTGGACAAATAGAACTCATacttaatgaaaataaatttaactGCCCCACATGTGGAAAAGAATTTAAAAAGGTGGTAAATATGTTTCTTTGAATGTCTTTTTgtacaaaataaaacaaatttattattttaggaACAACATGTAATGCAGCATTTAAAAACACATGAAGCTAAACAATGGGAATGTGATGTATGCAATAAAATGTTTACaacgaaatattttc
Protein-coding regions in this window:
- the LOC117161985 gene encoding uncharacterized protein LOC117161985 isoform X2 — encoded protein: MCARLLACPLCSQPGFLTLDALRAGLISVATRPLTCPVCNEVLLGIDKLTIHLFSHTINLSNNNTTESLKHTNIITSTHNPPIISNLESITFQDWNMSKIQITDSNKLSQNNLNIQNSLISSQSLQNTKDEASILNPEVSIQNQNSLNHIPQITFPQNSICGNKEIHTLQRNKEIESEKLPQQMLQETIKVDYATQYFDHQNVKNVKFVQNYPETEYENVQTFKNWIEDQHCEQPNKEVADKMGRSVDKPCSNEQMIITNKLPNIISTCTNIPLEKANDKNIQEDSSIVCNKRQNESLEHNEILPQLKLIKTLSTRQKTERCNICGFHFPDHNILLLHKQLIHMINEKDLNVMPENLLKNYSCHLCSKVFKMRGSLMVHMRVAHMGYNLGSLVRGGQIELILNENKFNCPTCGKEFKKEQHVMQHLKTHEAKQWECDQSYHKHRLYHKDDKPYTCTTCGRSFKELSTLHNHERIHTGEKPFACETCGKCFRQRVSYLVHRRIHTGVMPYKCTTCGKSFRYKVSQRTHKCPAQQTGNVQQTNIMDQKSVNLPDIQGIHNDICKTQKDFLKENQTMLDIVNNEENKYVLIINTQGQHLLTKESNIEKIQTIANTNITNKKQKLEECTGTNNDNEKIGNMWKSDIPNSSIFKKPFDTCKAIQSKNEKPFQEDTHDFFSMVMSPLENGLPSPTAEMEHLRVSSPTQKGDISKSYDTFRNTAHIMEMNMFNADIEQSFSTADNNANNLQTINEESLKQLLYSINEK
- the LOC117161985 gene encoding uncharacterized protein LOC117161985 isoform X3, whose translation is MCARLLACPLCSQPGFLTLDALRAGLISVATRPLTCPVCNEVLLGIDKLTIHLFSHTINLSNNNTTESLKHTNIITSTHNPPIISNLESITFQDWNMSKIQITDSNKLSQNNLNIQNSLISSQSLQNTKDEASILNPEVSIQNQNSLNHIPQITFPQNSICGNKEIHTLQRNKEIESEKLPQQMLQETIKVDYATQYFDHQNVKNVKFVQNYPETEYENVQTFKNWIEDQHCEQPNKEVADKMGRSVDKPCSNEQMIITNKLPNIISTCTNIPLEKANDKNIQEDSSIVCNKRQNESLEHNEILPQLKLIKTLSTRQKTERCNICGFHFPDHNILLLHKQLIHMINEKDLNVMPENLLKNYSCHLCSKVFKMRGSLMVHMRVAHMGYNLGSLVRGGQIELILNENKFNCPTCGKEFKKEQHVMQHLKTHEAKQWECDSYHKHRLYHKDDKPYTCTTCGRSFKELSTLHNHERIHTGEKPFACETCGKCFRQRVSYLVHRRIHTGVMPYKCTTCGKSFRYKVSQRTHKCPAQQTGNVQQTNIMDQKSVNLPDIQGIHNDICKTQKDFLKENQTMLDIVNNEENKYVLIINTQGQHLLTKESNIEKIQTIANTNITNKKQKLEECTGTNNDNEKIGNMWKSDIPNSSIFKKPFDTCKAIQSKNEKPFQEDTHDFFSMVMSPLENGLPSPTAEMEHLRVSSPTQKGDISKSYDTFRNTAHIMEMNMFNADIEQSFSTADNNANNLQTINEESLKQLLYSINEK
- the LOC117161985 gene encoding uncharacterized protein LOC117161985 isoform X1: MCARLLACPLCSQPGFLTLDALRAGLISVATRPLTCPVCNEVLLGIDKLTIHLFSHTINLSNNNTTESLKHTNIITSTHNPPIISNLESITFQDWNMSKIQITDSNKLSQNNLNIQNSLISSQSLQNTKDEASILNPEVSIQNQNSLNHIPQITFPQNSICGNKEIHTLQRNKEIESEKLPQQMLQETIKVDYATQYFDHQNVKNVKFVQNYPETEYENVQTFKNWIEDQHCEQPNKEVADKMGRSVDKPCSNEQMIITNKLPNIISTCTNIPLEKANDKNIQEDSSIVCNKRQNESLEHNEILPQLKLIKTLSTRQKTERCNICGFHFPDHNILLLHKQLIHMINEKDLNVMPENLLKNYSCHLCSKVFKMRGSLMVHMRVAHMGYNLGSLVRGGQIELILNENKFNCPTCGKEFKKEQHVMQHLKTHEAKQWECDVCNKMFTTKYFLKKHKRLHSGEMPYKCNICNKTFTFQQSYHKHRLYHKDDKPYTCTTCGRSFKELSTLHNHERIHTGEKPFACETCGKCFRQRVSYLVHRRIHTGVMPYKCTTCGKSFRYKVSQRTHKCPAQQTGNVQQTNIMDQKSVNLPDIQGIHNDICKTQKDFLKENQTMLDIVNNEENKYVLIINTQGQHLLTKESNIEKIQTIANTNITNKKQKLEECTGTNNDNEKIGNMWKSDIPNSSIFKKPFDTCKAIQSKNEKPFQEDTHDFFSMVMSPLENGLPSPTAEMEHLRVSSPTQKGDISKSYDTFRNTAHIMEMNMFNADIEQSFSTADNNANNLQTINEESLKQLLYSINEK
- the LOC117161985 gene encoding uncharacterized protein LOC117161985 isoform X4, with the translated sequence MCARLLACPLCSQPGFLTLDALRAGLISVATRPLTCPVCNEVLLGIDKLTIHLFSHTINLSNNNTTESLKHTNIITSTHNPPIISNLESITFQDWNMSKIQITDSNKLSQNNLNIQNSLISSQSLQNTKDEASILNPEVSIQNQNSLNHIPQITFPQNSICGNKEIHTLQRNKEIESEKLPQQMLQETIKVDYATQYFDHQNVKNVKFVQNYPETEYENVQTFKNWIEDQHCEQPNKEVADKMGRSVDKPCSNEQMIITNKLPNIISTCTNIPLEKANDKNIQEDSSIVCNKRQNESLEHNEILPQLKLIKTLSTRQKTERCNICGFHFPDHNILLLHKQLIHMINEKDLNVMPENLLKNYSCHLCSKVFKMRGSLMVHMRVAHMGYNLGSLVRGGQIELILNENKFNCPTCGKEFKKEQHVMQHLKTHEAKQWECDVCNKMFTTKYFLKKHKRLHSGEMPYKCNICNKTFTFQQSYHKHRLYHKDDKPYTCTTCGRSFKELSTLHNHERIHTGEKPFACETCGKCFRQRVSYLVHRRIHTGVMPYKCTTCGKSFRYKVSQRTHKCPAQQTGNVQQTNIMDQKSVNLPDIQGIHNDICKTQKDFLKENQTMLDIVNNEENKYVLIINTQEVRRMYRDKQ